A single region of the Carassius gibelio isolate Cgi1373 ecotype wild population from Czech Republic chromosome A14, carGib1.2-hapl.c, whole genome shotgun sequence genome encodes:
- the LOC128027765 gene encoding glucosamine-6-phosphate isomerase 2, with the protein MRLVILDDYDLSSEWAAKYIRNRIIQFKPSADRYFTLGLPTGSTPLGCYKKLIEYHKNGDLSFKFVKTFNMDEYVGLPRDHPESYHSYMWNNFFKHIDIEPQNTHILDGNASDLQAECEAFEQHITAAGGIELFVGGIGPDGHIAFNEPGSSLVSRTRVKTLAKDTIVANARFFGNDLSKVPTMTLTVGVGTVMDAREVMILITGAHKAFALYKAIEEGVNHMWTVSAFQQHPRTIFVCDEDATLELRVKTVKYFKGLMHVHNQLVEPMLSVKDYMD; encoded by the exons ATGAGACTTGTGATTCTGGACGACTATGATCTGTCCAGCGAATGGGCTGCAAAGTACATCCGCAACCGGATCATCCAGTTCAAACCCAGCGCTGACCGCTACTTCACTTTAGGACTCCCAACAG GTAGCACACCCCTCGGCTGTTATAAGAAGCTGATCGAATATCACAAGAATGGAGACTTGTCCTTCAAATTTGTGAAGACCTTTAACATGGATGAGTATGTGG GTCTGCCCAGGGATCATCCCGAGAGCTATCACTCCTACATGTGGAACAACTTCTTTAAGCACATTGACATCGAGCCCCAGAACACTCATATACTGGATGGCAACGCTAGCGACCTGCAGGCCGAGTGTGAAGCCTTTGAGCAGCATATCACTGCTGCTGGTGGAATTGAGCTGTTTGTGGGAG GCATTGGTCCAGACGGGCACATCGCCTTTAATGAGCCCGGCTCCAGTCTTGTGTCCAGGACAAGAGTGAAGACCCTGGCCAAGGACACGATAGTAGCCAATGCTCGTTTCTTTGGGAACGATCTTTCCAAAGTGCCCACAATGACGCTCACCGTTGGAGTAGGAACAGTGATGGATGCCAGAGAG GTCATGATTCTGATCACGGGGGCTCATAAGGCCTTTGCCCTGTATAAAGCCATCGAGGAGGGTGTGAACCACATGTGGACCGTATCTGCCTTCCAGCAGCATCCACGAACcatttttgtttgtgatgaagaCGCGACGCTGGAACTCAGGGTCAAAACTGTGAAGTATTTCAAAG GGCTGATGCACGTCCACAATCAGCTGGTTGAGCCGATGCTCAGCGTGAAGGACTACATGGACTGA